One window of Dehalobacterium formicoaceticum genomic DNA carries:
- a CDS encoding type III pantothenate kinase, producing MLLAIDAGNTNIVIGIYQEHTLISHWRVSTDRLRTADEYGIMLRNLFDCHGHTFSDITAVAISSVVPPLMAALEDMSQDYFQITPLVIGPGVRTGMPIKFDNPKEIGADRIVNAVAAYEKYGGPLVIVDFGTATTFDVVTKQGVYIGGAIAPGIGISTEALFMRAAKLPRVELIKPNNVITKNTVNGIQAGIIFGFAGQVDGIVNRMKKELGEDAFVVATGGLAELIQSESETIQKVDPWLTLEGLRLIYLRNLSPGK from the coding sequence ATGCTTTTAGCGATTGATGCAGGGAATACCAACATTGTCATCGGAATCTATCAGGAGCATACGCTGATTTCTCATTGGCGTGTTTCTACCGACCGGTTGAGAACGGCTGATGAATATGGGATTATGCTGCGCAACCTTTTTGACTGTCATGGACATACTTTTTCAGATATTACTGCCGTGGCCATATCTTCTGTGGTACCTCCTCTGATGGCCGCTTTGGAAGATATGTCCCAAGACTATTTTCAAATCACGCCGCTGGTGATTGGGCCCGGGGTGCGGACGGGGATGCCCATCAAGTTTGATAATCCCAAGGAAATTGGGGCAGACCGCATTGTTAATGCCGTGGCCGCATATGAAAAATACGGCGGTCCTTTGGTCATTGTGGATTTTGGCACGGCGACCACTTTTGATGTCGTCACGAAGCAGGGAGTCTATATTGGCGGGGCCATTGCTCCCGGGATTGGAATTTCTACCGAAGCCTTATTTATGCGGGCAGCAAAGCTGCCCCGGGTGGAATTGATTAAGCCAAACAATGTAATCACCAAAAATACCGTCAATGGGATTCAGGCAGGGATCATTTTTGGCTTTGCCGGGCAGGTGGATGGGATTGTGAACCGGATGAAAAAAGAACTGGGCGAGGATGCTTTTGTGGTGGCAACAGGGGGCTTGGCGGAATTGATCCAATCGGAATCGGAAACGATTCAGAAGGTAGATCCCTGGCTGACCCTGGAAGGATTGCGCCTCATTTACTTAAGAAATCTCTCCCCCGGAAAGTAA
- a CDS encoding ferritin family protein, whose translation MEQKEREILKKAILNENEGYQFYQLAAEQTKDPDVKLVFLSLAEDEKKHESWLRNLYQEILDQKSSEGTDFTPSETDSPGIFTPDKMKKFGALEVSALHIGILMEKESMDYYRTAGKETKLPGAKELYEKLAVWEQDHLDRLEAAYDAAREEWWAQQGFSPA comes from the coding sequence ATGGAGCAAAAAGAACGAGAAATTTTAAAAAAAGCGATATTAAACGAAAATGAAGGCTACCAATTTTATCAGTTGGCAGCGGAACAAACCAAAGATCCGGATGTAAAGCTGGTCTTTCTCTCCCTGGCGGAAGATGAGAAGAAACATGAATCCTGGCTGCGCAATCTATATCAGGAAATACTGGACCAAAAATCATCAGAAGGGACTGACTTTACACCTTCCGAGACCGATTCCCCCGGTATTTTTACTCCTGATAAGATGAAAAAATTCGGTGCTCTGGAGGTTTCTGCCTTGCATATCGGCATTTTAATGGAAAAGGAATCCATGGATTATTACCGGACTGCAGGAAAGGAGACCAAGCTTCCCGGTGCAAAAGAATTGTATGAAAAACTGGCTGTTTGGGAACAGGATCATTTAGACCGTTTGGAAGCGGCTTATGATGCAGCCCGGGAAGAATGGTGGGCGCAGCAAGGCTTTTCTCCGGCGTAA
- a CDS encoding biotin--[acetyl-CoA-carboxylase] ligase, whose protein sequence is MKNEVLRFLREQEEYLSGEEISRRLGISRTAVWKQINTLKKEGYEIASQTRIGYRLLSVPDRLYPEEIQKQLRTNLVGRNMIYRERVDSTNILARQTGETGFADGTVILAEEQTAGKGRLGRSWHSPMGTGINMSLLLRPAIPVSDAAKITLLTGAAVARGLEEITGLKIGIKWPNDLQIHGKKVSGILTEIKADMDQIHYLIVGIGINVNERDFPEELRETATSLHMEVGRQVSRVHTAAAVLNHWEEIYQRFLTQGFTVVREEWKQYAVTLGKEVRVRTINETIYGLALDIDEDGLLLVQDEDHQIHRIMAGDVTLRT, encoded by the coding sequence ATGAAAAATGAGGTATTAAGGTTTTTAAGGGAGCAGGAGGAATATTTATCCGGTGAAGAAATCAGCCGACGTTTGGGAATATCCCGTACGGCCGTATGGAAACAGATCAACACCCTGAAAAAAGAAGGCTACGAGATTGCATCCCAAACCCGAATCGGTTATCGCCTCCTCTCCGTGCCGGATCGTTTGTACCCGGAAGAAATTCAGAAGCAGCTCCGGACGAATCTGGTCGGAAGAAATATGATCTATCGGGAAAGGGTGGATTCCACCAATATTTTGGCCAGGCAAACCGGGGAAACCGGCTTTGCGGATGGTACGGTCATTTTGGCAGAAGAACAGACCGCCGGTAAGGGCAGATTAGGACGATCATGGCACTCCCCTATGGGTACTGGGATCAACATGTCCCTCCTTTTGCGGCCTGCCATCCCGGTGTCTGATGCCGCCAAGATCACCTTGCTGACCGGGGCAGCTGTGGCCAGAGGCCTGGAGGAGATTACCGGATTGAAAATCGGGATCAAATGGCCCAATGACCTTCAGATCCATGGGAAAAAGGTTTCGGGAATTCTTACAGAAATCAAGGCGGATATGGATCAGATCCACTATCTGATTGTAGGGATCGGCATCAATGTCAATGAGCGGGATTTTCCCGAAGAATTAAGGGAAACGGCGACCTCACTGCACATGGAAGTCGGCCGTCAGGTGTCACGGGTACATACGGCGGCGGCTGTTTTGAATCATTGGGAAGAAATTTATCAAAGGTTCCTGACCCAGGGATTCACTGTCGTAAGAGAAGAATGGAAACAATATGCCGTCACCCTGGGAAAAGAAGTTCGAGTACGCACCATTAATGAGACGATTTATGGCCTAGCCTTGGATATTGATGAAGATGGTCTGCTCCTGGTCCAGGATGAAGATCATCAAATCCACAGGATTATGGCCGGCGATGTCACCCTTAGGACATAA
- a CDS encoding AzlD domain-containing protein, translating into MDSGVIILILALGGTNFLIRFLPAAFLNKITLPKVVEEWLSYVPVATMAALVVPEIFHGNGQVIYFSLQNFNLLSALPTIFVAAKTKNLGYTLGVGIGTMALLNMFAR; encoded by the coding sequence ATGGATTCCGGGGTCATAATCCTTATTCTGGCATTAGGGGGCACAAATTTTTTAATCCGTTTTTTGCCGGCCGCTTTTCTCAATAAGATTACGCTGCCTAAGGTAGTGGAGGAATGGCTTTCTTATGTGCCTGTGGCTACCATGGCAGCTCTGGTTGTACCGGAGATCTTCCATGGGAATGGTCAGGTGATTTATTTTTCACTCCAAAATTTTAATCTTCTGAGCGCGCTGCCGACGATTTTTGTAGCGGCAAAAACGAAAAATTTGGGATATACTTTAGGTGTGGGGATTGGCACCATGGCCCTTTTGAATATGTTTGCCCGCTAA
- the folB gene encoding dihydroneopterin aldolase, with amino-acid sequence MDKIILSGMEFYGYHGVLKEEKRVGQPFIIGVEMFLDLLPAGVSDDLTKTVHYGEAYLAIKKIVEEENFDLIEALAQRIGEMLLQEYPLQKVRVIVDKPLAPVPGGNLAARIEIEREK; translated from the coding sequence ATGGATAAAATTATCTTGTCCGGGATGGAGTTTTATGGCTATCACGGGGTCTTAAAGGAAGAAAAGAGGGTTGGCCAACCCTTTATTATAGGGGTGGAAATGTTTTTGGATTTATTGCCTGCCGGAGTCTCGGATGATTTGACGAAAACGGTGCATTATGGAGAAGCATATCTGGCCATTAAAAAAATTGTGGAAGAGGAAAATTTTGATCTGATTGAAGCCCTGGCCCAGCGTATTGGGGAGATGCTGCTGCAAGAGTATCCCCTCCAAAAGGTCAGGGTCATTGTGGATAAGCCTTTGGCCCCTGTGCCGGGAGGCAATTTAGCCGCCCGGATCGAAATAGAACGGGAGAAATAA
- a CDS encoding biotin transporter BioY, which yields MMKINEMSQIAMFTALIAVLSQISLPLPFSPVPMTLQTFAVFFTAMVLGSRKGALVMILYTFIGAAGFPVFSQGKAGLPVLLGPTGGYIFGFILAAWIIGKIIEGAEQPSLRRSLIALLCGVTVIYLLGMGQLKLLLDLSIKEAFVMGVLPYLALELIKVTLAAYLGCAVRKAVVKAFPETV from the coding sequence ATGATGAAAATCAATGAAATGTCTCAGATTGCCATGTTTACCGCATTGATCGCTGTTTTGTCACAAATATCCTTGCCCTTGCCCTTTTCTCCGGTGCCCATGACATTGCAAACCTTTGCTGTTTTTTTTACTGCCATGGTGTTAGGAAGCAGAAAAGGCGCCTTAGTCATGATCCTTTATACCTTTATCGGCGCAGCAGGATTTCCTGTTTTTTCCCAGGGTAAAGCAGGGCTGCCGGTTTTATTGGGACCTACGGGAGGGTATATTTTCGGTTTTATTCTGGCTGCCTGGATCATCGGTAAAATCATAGAAGGGGCGGAACAACCTTCACTCCGCCGAAGTTTGATCGCTCTCCTTTGCGGAGTAACAGTTATTTATCTGTTGGGCATGGGCCAGTTAAAGCTGCTCCTTGACCTGAGTATCAAGGAAGCCTTTGTGATGGGTGTCCTGCCTTACTTAGCTTTGGAATTAATTAAGGTGACGCTGGCCGCATATTTAGGATGCGCTGTACGCAAAGCGGTGGTTAAGGCTTTCCCCGAAACGGTATGA
- a CDS encoding MFS transporter, which yields MQQRGVNNHVNLVLFLLGTICTFACFYSSMTVLPLYVSELGGTEFDTGVQITLYYIASVLLRFYFGPLSDRKGRKLPLMIGAFVFATSSLLFMFCDTILEVTLARLYQAVGLAAFFSSGGSLIADLAPAKRIGLYVSLFRMSTVSALLSGPFLAMLVIDNYHYSTWFIISTILGFLSLLFISLVKAPPLENEEESEFLGKFVIVLKEKVTHQVLYGISLVSLSYGLLLTFVVLFIVQDGKIANPGLYFTYFSIVSLAGTFLSGNLSDRIGRQAIVWPAITLLGIGVGMLYFVPLMPALLWVSSVLAGIGYSASMASLAAWLVEVVPTEHRGTAVAMQESTIDISIGIASFIFGWISGFTGMGGAFALIGGFVFLSALVKMWSFCQAA from the coding sequence ATGCAGCAGCGAGGTGTGAATAATCACGTTAATTTAGTCCTGTTTTTATTAGGTACAATTTGTACCTTTGCCTGTTTCTATTCTTCTATGACGGTATTGCCTTTGTATGTAAGTGAATTGGGGGGCACTGAGTTTGATACCGGGGTGCAGATCACTTTGTATTATATTGCATCGGTTTTACTGCGCTTTTATTTTGGCCCCCTTAGTGACCGCAAAGGTCGGAAACTGCCCCTGATGATTGGTGCCTTTGTTTTTGCCACTTCCTCCCTTTTGTTTATGTTTTGTGACACCATCTTAGAGGTGACCCTGGCACGGCTTTATCAAGCGGTGGGGCTGGCTGCCTTCTTCTCCAGCGGAGGTTCCCTGATCGCAGATTTGGCGCCGGCAAAGCGCATTGGATTATATGTCAGTCTGTTCCGTATGTCCACTGTCTCGGCCCTTTTATCCGGTCCTTTTTTGGCAATGCTGGTCATCGATAACTATCATTATAGTACATGGTTTATCATCAGTACCATTCTTGGCTTTTTGTCGTTGCTGTTTATTTCACTGGTCAAAGCTCCTCCCCTGGAAAACGAGGAGGAAAGCGAATTCCTGGGGAAATTCGTCATTGTCCTGAAGGAAAAAGTCACCCATCAAGTCTTGTATGGGATTAGCCTCGTTTCATTATCTTATGGGCTGCTCCTGACTTTTGTGGTTCTGTTTATTGTTCAGGATGGAAAGATTGCTAATCCGGGTCTTTATTTTACCTATTTCAGCATCGTCAGCTTGGCAGGGACTTTTTTATCAGGTAATCTTTCCGACCGTATCGGGCGGCAGGCAATTGTCTGGCCGGCAATTACGCTCTTAGGTATAGGGGTGGGGATGCTGTACTTTGTCCCCCTTATGCCGGCTCTCCTTTGGGTCAGCTCTGTGCTGGCCGGTATCGGTTATTCCGCAAGCATGGCATCTTTGGCGGCTTGGCTGGTAGAGGTAGTCCCTACAGAGCACCGGGGTACCGCCGTGGCCATGCAGGAAAGTACCATTGATATCAGTATTGGGATCGCCTCCTTTATTTTTGGCTGGATTAGCGGTTTCACCGGCATGGGAGGGGCTTTTGCCCTCATTGGTGGATTTGTGTTTTTGTCGGCCTTGGTGAAAATGTGGTCTTTTTGTCAAGCTGCCTGA
- a CDS encoding N-acyl-D-amino-acid deacylase family protein encodes MVLKQGVTTQIGGNCGTSVPSIENYFLSLPPTPINVGLFVGYKNLRNQAGAVPEDLIDEAGLKIIEENLARGLMEGAFGLSVGLEYYPQAKGTKEEMIALCRVVREKGGFYSTHIRNENDSVIPALREAIAIGLTAGVPVQYSHVKASRQENWGKMPQLLTLMEDAASIGLDITGDVYPYTFSSLDVDNNNITESMNEEDMLQAMQHPLIMIGSDSGLSKEGMAIHPRAYGNYPRVLSLYTGGGKALSLEQAVHKMTGMPAKRLNFKDRGIIAVDMKADLAVFNLAGIQELATRDNPNQLSMGMKYVFVNGRKVLEQGKVTGEKGGGPLRYQHS; translated from the coding sequence ATGGTTTTGAAGCAAGGGGTCACCACCCAGATTGGGGGCAATTGCGGCACCTCTGTTCCCTCCATCGAGAATTATTTTCTATCCCTTCCTCCTACGCCGATTAATGTAGGTTTGTTTGTGGGCTACAAGAACCTGCGTAACCAGGCGGGAGCAGTTCCAGAGGACCTGATCGATGAGGCTGGACTGAAAATAATAGAGGAAAACCTGGCCCGAGGACTGATGGAGGGAGCCTTTGGTTTATCCGTGGGCTTGGAATATTATCCTCAGGCTAAAGGAACTAAGGAAGAAATGATTGCCCTTTGCCGGGTGGTGAGGGAAAAGGGAGGTTTTTATTCCACCCATATCAGAAACGAAAACGATAGTGTCATACCCGCCCTAAGGGAAGCTATCGCCATTGGTTTGACAGCTGGGGTACCGGTGCAGTATTCCCATGTGAAAGCATCCCGTCAGGAGAATTGGGGCAAGATGCCCCAACTGCTTACCTTGATGGAAGATGCCGCCTCCATCGGCTTGGATATTACGGGAGATGTTTACCCCTATACATTTTCCAGCTTAGATGTGGACAATAATAATATCACGGAATCTATGAACGAAGAGGACATGCTGCAGGCGATGCAGCACCCATTGATCATGATTGGCAGTGATTCAGGATTATCCAAGGAGGGGATGGCGATTCATCCCCGAGCATATGGAAATTATCCCCGGGTTCTTTCTCTCTATACCGGTGGGGGAAAAGCCCTCTCTTTGGAGCAGGCTGTGCATAAAATGACCGGGATGCCGGCAAAACGATTAAATTTTAAGGATCGGGGCATCATTGCTGTGGACATGAAAGCGGATTTGGCCGTTTTTAACCTTGCTGGGATCCAGGAACTGGCCACCCGGGACAACCCTAATCAGCTGTCCATGGGCATGAAATATGTTTTTGTCAACGGCCGAAAGGTATTGGAACAAGGAAAGGTAACAGGAGAAAAAGGAGGTGGTCCCCTAAGGTATCAACATTCTTAA
- a CDS encoding AzlC family ABC transporter permease — translation MQVQIDQVKLGVKKAMPIGMGYLPLGLAFGVIAQSTGLSPVQVGLMSLFLFSGSGQFIAVALMAAGAGFNVIILTVLLVNSRYFLFSATLSRYVKKLPLWCTALISQGITDENFVVATAHFRDHPVRVDFWLALHITSHLVWVSSTVLGSLVGNFIPDMERFGLNFALPAMFIALFFMTASNLKGIFCGVVAGILSLVILYGGFSDVNVILATIISATVGVVINKWIPGS, via the coding sequence ATGCAGGTTCAGATTGATCAGGTTAAGTTGGGCGTAAAAAAAGCGATGCCCATCGGTATGGGCTATTTACCTTTAGGGCTTGCTTTTGGTGTCATTGCGCAAAGTACCGGTCTCTCGCCGGTTCAGGTAGGCCTCATGTCCTTATTCCTTTTTTCCGGTTCCGGCCAATTCATTGCTGTTGCTTTAATGGCTGCCGGGGCCGGTTTTAATGTCATCATTCTTACTGTTCTCCTGGTAAATTCTAGGTATTTCTTATTCAGTGCCACTCTTTCCCGCTATGTCAAAAAGCTGCCTTTGTGGTGCACAGCTCTTATTTCCCAAGGCATAACAGATGAGAATTTTGTCGTTGCGACCGCCCATTTTCGTGATCATCCGGTGCGGGTCGATTTTTGGCTCGCCCTTCATATCACCTCCCATCTGGTATGGGTCTCCAGCACAGTCCTGGGTTCCCTTGTGGGCAATTTTATCCCTGATATGGAACGTTTCGGCCTGAACTTTGCCTTACCGGCGATGTTTATTGCTTTATTTTTTATGACCGCGTCTAATTTAAAAGGTATTTTTTGTGGTGTCGTTGCTGGGATTCTCTCCTTGGTGATACTTTATGGAGGTTTTTCCGATGTGAATGTGATTCTGGCCACAATCATATCAGCGACGGTAGGGGTGGTGATAAATAAATGGATTCCGGGGTCATAA
- the dusB gene encoding tRNA dihydrouridine synthase DusB: MKIGSLVLANPVISAPMAGITDKAFREILKSMGAGMVSAEMVSDKALTYGNRNTLELLDIQGEASPLCVQIFGSEPDVMAEAAVIVAEMGAHVIDINMGCPAPKIVRNGEGSALMRHPILAGEIIQAVVQAVQVPVTVKMRKGWDESSVNALEIAQIAEKMGAAAITVHGRTRDQFYSGQADWSIIRRVKQAVAIPVLGNGDIWSAEDGLRMMEATGCDGVMIARGMLGNPWLVQNTVAMLKDGGETAAPDLEVRMALARAHLARVVELKGEVQGIKQMRKHLAWYIRGIRDASRIRTEINRITRQADLDRLLLSLV, encoded by the coding sequence ATGAAAATTGGCAGTCTGGTCCTGGCAAATCCCGTCATCTCTGCACCCATGGCGGGGATTACGGACAAAGCTTTCAGAGAAATATTAAAATCCATGGGTGCAGGCATGGTTTCTGCCGAGATGGTCAGTGATAAAGCCTTGACTTATGGCAACAGAAACACGCTGGAGCTGCTGGATATTCAGGGAGAAGCATCTCCTTTGTGCGTGCAAATCTTCGGGTCAGAACCTGATGTGATGGCTGAAGCAGCCGTCATCGTGGCGGAAATGGGAGCCCATGTGATTGATATCAATATGGGCTGCCCGGCACCGAAGATTGTGCGTAATGGGGAAGGCAGTGCTTTAATGCGTCATCCCATTTTAGCAGGGGAAATCATTCAAGCTGTGGTCCAGGCGGTACAGGTGCCGGTAACTGTAAAAATGCGCAAAGGATGGGATGAAAGTTCCGTCAATGCGCTGGAAATAGCTCAAATCGCAGAAAAGATGGGTGCCGCTGCGATCACTGTTCATGGCCGTACTCGGGATCAATTCTATTCCGGTCAGGCTGATTGGTCCATTATTCGCAGGGTGAAGCAGGCCGTGGCCATTCCTGTGCTTGGCAACGGTGACATTTGGTCGGCAGAAGACGGGCTGCGTATGATGGAAGCTACCGGTTGTGACGGCGTTATGATTGCTCGGGGCATGCTGGGCAATCCCTGGCTGGTTCAAAACACAGTTGCCATGCTCAAAGACGGTGGTGAAACTGCCGCCCCTGATCTTGAAGTGCGCATGGCTTTGGCCAGGGCACATTTAGCCAGGGTGGTGGAATTAAAAGGAGAGGTTCAGGGCATCAAACAAATGAGAAAGCACTTGGCGTGGTACATTCGGGGTATTCGGGATGCCTCCCGGATTCGGACAGAGATTAACCGGATTACGAGACAGGCAGATTTGGATCGATTATTGCTTTCTCTTGTGTAA
- the folK gene encoding 2-amino-4-hydroxy-6-hydroxymethyldihydropteridine diphosphokinase, with protein sequence MTENIAYLSLGSNLGNREDYLKQALDLLKEVPGIKVTGKSSLYQTDPVGYTEQDCFLNAVVSISTTFSPQELLAKTQEIERLLGRERIIHWGPRTMDIDILLFNEEVLQEPDLIIPHPEMSHRRFVLVPLAELDQGLMIPGVGPVDRTLESCEDSGMVSLFKKSNKW encoded by the coding sequence ATGACGGAAAATATCGCTTATCTAAGTTTGGGCAGTAATCTGGGGAATAGGGAAGACTATTTAAAACAAGCGCTGGATCTTTTGAAGGAAGTACCTGGGATTAAGGTAACCGGCAAGTCTTCTCTCTATCAGACAGATCCTGTGGGATATACGGAACAGGATTGTTTTTTAAATGCTGTGGTCTCAATCAGCACCACTTTTTCTCCCCAAGAGCTGTTGGCGAAGACTCAGGAAATTGAGAGACTTCTAGGCCGGGAAAGAATCATCCATTGGGGACCGCGCACTATGGACATTGATATTTTGCTCTTTAATGAGGAAGTCCTCCAGGAACCGGATCTGATCATTCCTCATCCCGAAATGTCCCATCGGCGATTTGTTCTGGTGCCTTTAGCAGAATTAGATCAAGGCCTGATGATTCCGGGAGTAGGTCCGGTGGACCGGACTCTGGAATCATGTGAGGACTCAGGTATGGTCTCCCTCTTTAAAAAATCAAATAAGTGGTAA
- the folP gene encoding dihydropteroate synthase: protein MDFNTRIVGVHNYATAKKFFAEVGSSQGGSGVMTPKSLFYTIVAENLSDPAANILKQEMLSKGGECAIHRDALTHKTGRSSVMMMGTVKQFKGVALKLKGQVFKLSQLGQEIATLLEHLTREGSWEMGCKNGPLTFGERTLVMGILNITPNSFSDGGRFNQMDLALEHASQMVAEGADIIDVGGESTHPGYQMIDTQEEIERIVPVIEALVKKIKVPISIDTYKAEVAEQALAAGAGMLNDIWGFQFQGDQQGGPKMAQLAAEYDCPVILMHNQDGTAYENLMGEVLLFLRKSIEIAENAGVQPDKIIIDPGIGFGKDLDQNLEVMSRLEEFKSLGKPVLLGTSRKGMIGKVLDVPVTERVEGTGATCAIGIAKGVDIVRVHDVKEMVRVVKMTDAMVRRN, encoded by the coding sequence ATGGATTTTAACACCAGGATTGTGGGCGTGCATAATTATGCCACCGCGAAAAAATTTTTTGCCGAGGTGGGCTCAAGTCAAGGAGGAAGCGGCGTCATGACGCCCAAGTCCTTATTTTACACAATTGTTGCGGAGAATCTTTCCGATCCTGCGGCCAACATTTTAAAACAGGAAATGCTATCCAAGGGCGGGGAGTGTGCTATTCATCGGGATGCCCTGACCCATAAAACAGGGAGATCCTCGGTGATGATGATGGGTACGGTGAAACAATTCAAGGGGGTAGCCCTTAAGCTGAAAGGCCAGGTCTTTAAACTGTCCCAATTGGGTCAGGAAATAGCAACCCTCCTGGAGCATCTGACTCGGGAAGGATCCTGGGAGATGGGTTGCAAAAATGGTCCTTTGACCTTTGGAGAACGGACCTTAGTCATGGGGATTTTAAATATCACCCCTAATTCTTTTTCTGACGGGGGTCGGTTCAATCAGATGGATTTGGCCCTGGAACACGCCTCTCAGATGGTGGCAGAGGGCGCGGATATTATTGATGTGGGCGGGGAATCCACTCATCCCGGTTATCAAATGATTGATACCCAGGAAGAGATTGAGCGCATTGTCCCGGTGATTGAAGCCCTGGTAAAAAAAATCAAGGTGCCTATTTCCATTGATACCTATAAGGCAGAGGTGGCAGAGCAGGCCTTGGCTGCGGGTGCGGGGATGCTCAATGATATTTGGGGTTTTCAATTTCAAGGGGATCAACAGGGTGGGCCGAAAATGGCACAGCTGGCGGCAGAGTATGATTGCCCGGTGATTTTGATGCACAATCAAGACGGCACTGCCTACGAAAATCTCATGGGTGAGGTGCTTCTTTTCCTGCGCAAAAGTATTGAGATTGCCGAAAATGCCGGGGTGCAGCCGGACAAAATCATTATCGATCCCGGCATTGGTTTTGGCAAGGATCTGGATCAGAATCTGGAGGTCATGAGCCGCCTGGAGGAATTTAAGTCCTTAGGCAAACCGGTTCTTTTGGGCACCTCCCGTAAAGGGATGATCGGGAAAGTGCTGGATGTGCCGGTGACGGAACGGGTAGAAGGAACCGGGGCCACCTGCGCCATTGGAATTGCCAAAGGGGTGGACATTGTCCGGGTGCATGATGTCAAGGAAATGGTTCGGGTTGTGAAAATGACCGATGCCATGGTAAGGAGAAACTAA
- a CDS encoding HD domain-containing protein has translation MERVQRVLSHPDFDAYMFLNKQQETGREFCCHQLEHALDVARIFYILCLEGDRAGSLPDLKELSGQETKELVYAIALLHDIGRWKQYLDRSLDHASEGAVLARPILQDAGFNDREIDLALKAIAAHRDSQASGLGSFLYRADKLSRNCHHCPAQDKCYKFNRMETRDKLLY, from the coding sequence ATGGAGCGGGTGCAGAGAGTGTTGTCACACCCGGATTTTGACGCCTATATGTTCCTGAATAAGCAGCAGGAAACCGGGCGGGAGTTTTGCTGCCATCAGTTGGAGCATGCTCTCGATGTGGCCCGGATCTTTTATATTTTGTGTTTGGAAGGGGATAGGGCAGGGAGCTTGCCGGACTTGAAGGAACTGTCCGGGCAAGAGACTAAAGAACTGGTTTATGCCATAGCTCTCCTCCATGATATCGGTCGCTGGAAACAATATCTGGACCGAAGTTTGGACCATGCCTCGGAAGGGGCGGTATTGGCCAGACCCATCCTGCAGGATGCCGGATTTAATGACCGGGAAATTGACCTGGCGCTGAAAGCGATTGCCGCTCATCGGGATAGTCAGGCCTCGGGACTGGGCAGCTTCTTATATCGGGCGGACAAGCTGTCCCGTAATTGCCATCACTGTCCGGCTCAGGATAAGTGTTATAAATTTAACCGCATGGAAACAAGAGATAAGCTGCTCTATTAG
- a CDS encoding transcriptional regulator, giving the protein MDFIRIGEKVISKNKLWSQIEKILEYRVKGLSQQEAARRMSLDRAFISHLERLGEVHKGHRIAVIGFPVKNKAELLQMLEQEGVEFTLILSEEERWAYVGEGKGVDLFNKVMDVITQLQGFDYLIVLASNKRIKLFQGIFNLEVVGIEIGRSPIEEDRMVDIEQVKKVIQTLKKSGKQEAKA; this is encoded by the coding sequence ATGGATTTTATCCGCATTGGTGAGAAAGTCATCAGCAAAAATAAATTATGGTCCCAAATTGAAAAGATCCTGGAGTATAGAGTTAAAGGACTTTCCCAGCAGGAGGCTGCGCGCCGCATGTCCTTAGATCGGGCCTTCATTTCCCACTTGGAGAGACTGGGAGAAGTGCACAAGGGTCATCGCATCGCTGTCATTGGTTTTCCGGTCAAGAATAAAGCAGAGCTGCTGCAGATGTTGGAGCAGGAAGGTGTGGAATTTACTTTGATTCTTTCGGAAGAGGAGCGATGGGCCTATGTGGGGGAGGGGAAAGGCGTTGATTTATTCAATAAGGTTATGGATGTTATCACCCAGCTGCAGGGCTTTGATTACTTGATTGTACTCGCTTCCAATAAAAGAATAAAGCTGTTTCAGGGCATTTTTAATCTAGAGGTTGTTGGCATTGAAATTGGCCGCTCTCCCATTGAAGAAGATCGCATGGTAGATATTGAGCAGGTTAAAAAAGTCATTCAAACTCTGAAAAAGTCAGGTAAGCAGGAGGCAAAAGCATGA